From the genome of Lotus japonicus ecotype B-129 chromosome 6, LjGifu_v1.2, one region includes:
- the LOC130726215 gene encoding uncharacterized protein LOC130726215, whose protein sequence is MGGTSISMAGRVTRFLKNRHSFEFVYGDLQQPDQSVGDVVEFEFLDDGGEVMLGQSASSEEMELNVEDEPEKDLNDTVEEDRSFWENQHQVLQANICRTSSLESRIRQVTKEAILELQSGATVCGCSREVAVTSCRNCLMREVSRRLQNAGYNSAVCRTKWRSSPDIPSGEHSFLDVIDNTNSKKGVVRVMIELNFRAEFEMAKGSEDYNRLVRKLPEVFVGKVERLSNVIKILCMAAKRCMKEKKMHLGPWRKHRYMQAKWLGPCERNTSTTPLSLGYNSERMPKPKPKPKKASMLTVDLLEKLPNMHCTAVEVL, encoded by the exons ATGGGTGGAACTTCGATCTCCATGGCTGGTAGAGTAACCAGGTTTCTGAAGAATCGCCATAGCTTCGAGTTCGTGTATGGTGATCTGCAGCAACCAGATCAGAGTGTTGGTGATGTTGTTGAGTTTGAATTTCTTGACGACGGAGGTGAGGTGATGTTAGGTCAGAGTGCTAGTAGTGAGGAAATGGAATTGAATGTTGAAGATGAACCGGAGAAGGATCTGAACGACACCGTTGAGGAGGATAGAAGCTTCTGGGAGAATCAACATCAGGTTTTGCAG GCGAATATATGCAGAACGAGTTCATTGGAATCAAGGATAAGGCAAGTGACGAAAGAAGCGATTCTGGAATTACAGAGCGGAGCAACCGTGTGTGGTTGCAGCAGAGAGGTGGCTGTGACCAGTTGCAGAAACTGCTTGATGAGGGAAGTTTCTAGGAGGCTTCAGAATGCAGGTTATAATAGCGCAGTTTGCAGAACAAAATGGAGAAGCTCACCGGATATTCCATCag GGGAACACAGTTTTTTGGATGTGATAGACAATACAAACTCAAAGAAAGGGGTGGTGAGGGTGATGATAGAGTTGAATTTCCGAGCAGAGTTTGAGATGGCAAAGGGAAGCGAAGACTACAACCGACTCGTCCGGAAGCTGCCGGAGGTGTTTGTAGGGAAAGTAGAAAGATTAAGCAACGTGATAAAGATCTTATGCATGGCGGCGAAAAGGTgcatgaaggagaaaaaaatgcACTTGGGGCCATGGAGGAAGCACAGGTACATGCAAGCTAAGTGGTTGGGTCCTTGTGAGAGGAACACTTCAACAACTCCTCTGTCGTTGGGATATAATTCTGAGAGGATGCCAAAGCCAAAGCCAAAGCCAAAGAAGGCGTCCATGTTGACTGTTGATCTGTTAGAGAAGCTTCCAAACATGCATTGCACAGCGGTTGAGGTTTTGTAG